Proteins encoded by one window of Nasonia vitripennis strain AsymCx chromosome 5, Nvit_psr_1.1, whole genome shotgun sequence:
- the LOC116417768 gene encoding cytochrome P450 9e2-like, producing MIPVAAILGYGLAAIFVFALYTIVYQYTYWKRRKMLHLESVPIIGNNYPMLFGIDSFPMHAQKMYKKFSGARYYGCFDFRKPVVIIKDPDLIKEICVKNFDDFTDHLTFVTEEMDPIAGRNIFSLKGKRWKDLRSTLTPSYTAARMKLLFELIDECARNFGQYILENPEFAKSFEAKEVFTRYTNDVIATAAFGVKVDSMKDQENEFFMHGKASTTFTSKLLMLKIVLLRNFPRLMRLFGATFLPRSSDKFFKKLINEAVTLRREKDVTRPDTIQLLMQAMDKEGGVNVTMDDILGNAFIFFLAGFDTSSSLMAFMALELAANPDIQEKLQQEVDLQLEKNDGKLTYEALSDMKYLDMVVSETLRKYPPAPITNRVCTRDHVFSPPMQDYPEYRMEKDTVIMIPIYALHRDPQYFPEPEKFDPERFNEENKSKIEAYTYMPFGHGPRQCIGNRFALMETKILMVHVLRKFTIKFIEKTVFPVEFIKLSFNLGAVGKFWLQFEERKKVN from the exons ATGATTCCTGTAGCAGCTATATTAGGCTACGGTTTAGCAGCGATTTTTGTATTTGCTCTTTATACAATTGTCTATCAATACACTTACTGGAAACGTCGTAAAATGCTACATTTGGAATCAGTACCTATAATAGGAAACAACTATCCAATGTTGTTTGGAATCGATTCTTTTCCTATGCATGCTCAAAAGATGTACAAGAAATTTTCGGGTGCCCGGTACTACGGCTGCTTTGATTTCCGAAAGCCAGTGGTTATCATCAAAGATCCCGATCTCATTAAGGAGATATGCGTCAAGAATTTTGACGATTTCACCGATCACCTGACATTTGTGACGGAGGAGATGGACCCTATAGCCGGTAGAAATATATTTTCTCTCAAGGGTAAAAGATGGAAGGATCTTAGAAGCACTTTGACTCCGAGTTATACTGCTGCAAGGATGAAGCTTCTATTCGAACTTATCGACGAATGCGCTAGGAATTTCGGTCAATATATTTTGGAAAACCCAGAG TTTGCGAAGAGCTTTGAGGCTAAAGAAGTATTCACAAGGTACACTAATGACGTCATAGCCACTGCTGCTTTTGGAGTCAAAGTTGATTCAATGAAGGATCAAGAAAACGAGTTCTTCATGCATGGAAAGGCTTCGACAACTTTCacttcaaaattattaatgttGAAAATTGTACTTCTAAGAAATTTTCCTCGTCTGATGCGACTGTTCGGTGCGACGTTCCTCCCGAGATCATCCGATAAATTCTTCAAGAAACTTATCAACGAAGCAGTTACATTACGAAGGGAAAAGGACGTCACTCGCCCAGACACGATTCAACTGCTCATGCAAGCAATGGACAAAGAAGGCGGCGTCAACGTCACTATGGACGATATTCTGGGCAACGCTTTTATCTTTTTCCTGGCAGGATTCGATACTTCTTCCAGTCTCATGGCTTTTATGGCTCTCGAATTAGCCGCTAATCCCGATATCCAAGAGAAACTGCAGCAGGAAGTAGACCTGCAGCTGGAGAAAAACGACGGAAAACTGACTTACGAGGCTTTATCGGACATGAAATATCTGGACATGGTAGTCAGCGAGACTCTGAGGAAATATCCGCCTGCTCCAATTACGAACAGAGTTTGCACGAGGGATCACGTTTTCTCGCCACCGATGCAAGATTATCCAGAGTATCGTATGGAAAAAGACACTGTAATAATGATTCCTATTTATGCCTTGCATCGAGATCCGCAATACTTTCCCGAACCGGAGAAATTCGATCCAGAGCGATTTAACGAGgagaataaaagtaaaatcgaAGCTTACACGTATATGCCTTTCGGTCACGGACCAAGACAGTGCATCGGAAATCGGTTTGCTTTAATGGAAACGAAGATTTTGATGGTGCACGTGTTGCGAAAGTTTACTATTAAGTTTATAGAGAAAACGGTCTTTCCGGTTGAATTTATTAAGTTGAGTTTTAATCTTGGAGCTGTTGGCAAATTTTGGCTGCAGTTtgaagaaaggaaaaaagttaattag